The proteins below come from a single Corylus avellana chromosome ca3, CavTom2PMs-1.0 genomic window:
- the LOC132175072 gene encoding transcription initiation factor TFIID subunit 6-like isoform X2, translating to MSVVPKEAIEVVAQSIGITNLSSDVVLVLAPDVEYRVREIMQEAIKCMRHSRRTSLTSDDVDNALKLRNVEPIYGFTSGDSLRFKRAAGHKDLFYIDDKDVEFKNVIEAPLTEAPLDTSVTAHWLAIEGVQPAVPENAPVEALAMPSDGKKSEYTEDRLLIDIKLPVKHFLSRELQLYYEKIIELTRNKSGSVLFKQALVSLATDSGLHPLVPYFTYFIADEVTRNLNNFPLLFAWMRVVRSLLQNPHIHIEPYLHQLMPSVMTCLVAKRLGNRSSDNHWELRNFTANLVASICKRYGHVYHNLQPRITRTLLHAFLDPTKALSQHFGAIQGLAALGPNVVRLLILPNLEPYLQLLAPEMLLEKQKNEMKRLEAWRVYGALLFAAGQCIYDQLKMFRSLLFPPTRAIWKINKKVAITMRKKRKASTDNLMQQPPHKKMATEGTVGVIPMNSMQTDRQGATGGYSTAVGGSNVGLSSMSRQLPTENMSGREVGGRVVKASSVLSQAWKEDMDAGRLLASLFEFFGESLYSFTPKPELSFFL from the exons ATGAGCGTTGTGCCAAAGGAGGCAATTGAGGTCGTTGCACAGAGCATTGGAATCACCAATTTGTCCTCAGATGTTGTTCTCGTTCTTGCTCCTGACGTCGAGTACCGGGTCCGGGAGATCATGCAG GAGGCAATTAAATGCATGCGCCACTCGAGGCGGACTAGTCTGACATCTGATGATGTGGATAATGCGCTTAAGTTAAGAAATGTGGAG CCAATATATGGCTTTACATCTGGAGATTCCTTGAGGTTCAAAAGGGCTGCTGGACACAAGGATTTATTCTACATTGATGACAAGGATGTGGAATTTAAAAAC GTGATTGAAGCACCTTTGACTGAAGCACCACTTGATACATCAGTTACTGCTCACTGGCTGGCAATTGAAGGTGTTCAACCTGCAGTTCCAGAAAATGCTCCAGTTGAAG CACTTGCCATGCCATCTGATGGCAAAAAATCTGAGTACACAGAAGATAGACTTCTCATTGACATTAAATTACCTGTTAAGCATTTTCTGTCAAGGGAGCTTCAG CTATACTATGAAAAAATCATAGAGTTGACTCGGAATAAGTCTGGTTCCGTCCTCTTCAAACAAGCATTAGTGAGCTTGGCAACAGATTCAGGACTGCATCCCTTAGTTCCTTATTTCACATACTTCATCGCTGATGAG GTTACAcgtaatttaaataatttccCTCTTCTGTTTGCTTGGATGCGCGTTGTTCGAAGCCTTCTTCAAAATCCACACATTCATATCGAACCTTAT CTACACCAGTTGATGCCATCTGTTATGACATGCCTTGTTGCGAAAAGATTAGGGAATAGATCTTCTGACAACCATTGGGAGCTTAGGAACTTCACAGCAAACCTGGTTGCTTCAATATGCAAAAG ATATGGGCATGTTTATCACAATCTTCAGCCACGTATCACAAGGACTCTGCTCCATGCGTTCTTAGACCCAACCAAAGCGTTGTCTCAACATTTTGGTGCAATTCAGGGACTAGCAGCCCTTGGACCCAATGTG GTTCGTCTGCTTATATTACCAAATCTTGAGCCATATTTGCAACTGCTGGCGCCAGAAATGCTACTTGAGAAGCAAAAGAACGAGATGAAGAGACTTGAAGCTTGGCGTGTTTATGGGGCCTTGCTG TTTGCGGCTGGCCAATGCATATACGATCAGCTCAAGATGTTCCGCAGTTTGCTCTTTCCACCAACTCGTGCCATCTGGAAGATCAATAAAAAAGTTGCAATTACCATGCGAA AGAAACGCAAGGCAAGCACAGACAACTTGATGCAGCAACCGCCACACAAAAAAATGGCAACAGAGGGCACAGTGGGTGTTATACCAATGAACTCCATGCAAACTGACAGGCAAGGGGCTACAGGTGGGTATTCAACTGCTGTAGGGGGTTCCAATGTTGGTTTGTCATCAATGTCCCGGCAGTTACCAACTGAAAACATGTCTGGAAGGGAGGTTGGTGGTAGAGTAGTAAAAGCGTCCAGTGTTCTTTCCCAGGCGTGGAAGGAGGACATGGATGCAGGACGTTTGTTGGCatctttgtttgaatttttcggTGAAAGTTTGTACTCCTTTACCCCAAAACCTGAGCTGTCCTTCTTCTTGTGA
- the LOC132176386 gene encoding cell division protein FtsZ homolog 1, chloroplastic-like, giving the protein MAILQLTNANELISTSSIHTPFHQKTFPFRECLSQRRCTFRKHHRFGVVSCSFAPMESAKIKVVGVGGGGNNAVNRMIGSGLHGVDFYAINTDSQALLHSAAENPLQIGELLTRGLGTGGNPLLGEQAAEESKEAIANALKGSDLVFITAGMGGGTGSGAAPVVAQISKEAGYLTVGVVTYPFSFEGRKRSVQALEAIERLQKNVDTLIVIPNDRLLDIADEQMPLQDAFLLADDVLRQGVQGISDIITIPGLVNVDFADVKAVMKDSGTAMLGVGVSSSKNRAEEAAEQATLAPLIGSSIQSATGVVYNITGGKDITLQEVNRVSQVVTSLADPSANIIFGAVVDDRYNGEIHVTIIATGFSQSFQKILLTDPKAAKLIDKVAAGQEGKGMPFPLKSTTSPSTTPARPAPRKLFF; this is encoded by the exons ATGGCAATTCTTCAGCTCACAAACGCAAACGAGCTGATCTCAACCTCTTCAATTCACACCCCATTTCACCAAAAGACATTCCCTTTTAGAGAATGCCTTTCTCAAAGAAGATGTACTTTCCGGAAACATCACCGTTTTGGGGTTGTCAGCTGCTCCTTTGCCCCAATGGAATCGGCCAAGATTAAGGTGGTCGGCGTCGGTGGTGGTGGCAACAATGCCGTTAATCGCATGATTGGTAGCGGTTTACAT GGAGTTGATTTCTATGCGATAAACACAGATTCACAAGCACTATTACACTCTGCTGCCGAGAACCCACTTCAAATTGGAGAACTTTTGACTCGTGGACTAG GTACGGGTGGGAATCCACTTTTGGGAGAACAAGCTGCGGAGGAGTCTAAAGAAGCCATTGCAAATGCTCTTAAGGGGTCAGATCTTGTGTTTATAACTGCTGGTATGGGTGGAGGAACAGGGTCTGGTGCTGCCCCAGTTGTTGCCCAGATATCCAAAGAGGCAGGGTATTTGACCGTTGGTGTGGTTACCTATCCTTTCAGCTTTGAAGGACGTAAGAGATCTGTACAG GCATTGGAGGCTATTGAAAGGTTGCAAAAGAATGTTGACACTCTTATAGTCATTCCAAACGACCGTCTGCTGGATATTGCTGATGAGCAGATGCCCCTTCAGGATGCTTTCCTTCTTGCTGATGATGTTCTACGTCAAGGAGTCCAAGGAATTTCAGACATAATCACA ATTCCTGGACTGGTAAATGTGGATTTTGCAGATGTAAAGGCAGTCATGAAAGACTCTGGAACTGCAATGCTTGGAGTAGGGGTTTCCTCCAGCAAAAACCGTGCAGAAGAAGCAGCTGAACAAGCCACTTTAGCTCCCTTGATTGGATCCTCAATTCAATCAGCTACAGGGGTAGTGTACAATATTACAGGAGGAAAGGACATAACCCTGCAGGAAGTGAATAGAGTGTCCCAG GTTGTTACAAGTTTAGCAGATCCTTCTGCCAACATCATATTTGGAGCTGTTGTGGATGACCGCTACAACGGAGAGATTCATGTTACCATCATTGCTACAGGCTTCTCGCAGTCATTTCAGAAGATACTATTAACAGATCCCAAGGCAGCAAAGCTGATTGACAAAGTTGCAGCGGGCCAAGAAGGTAAGGGAATGCCCTTTCCCCTCAAGTCCACAACCTCACCTTCAACTACACCAGCAAGACCGGCTCCGCGAAAGCTTTTCTTTTAA
- the LOC132175137 gene encoding cell division protein FtsZ homolog 1, chloroplastic-like — MAILQLTNANELISTSSIHTPFHQKTFPFRECLSQRRCTFRKQHRFGVVSCSFAPMESAKIKVVGVGGGGNNAVNRMIGSGLHGVDFYAINTDSQALLHSAAENPLQIGELLTRGLGTGGNPLLGEQAAEESKEAIANALKGSDLVFITAGMGGGTGSGAAPVVAQISKEAGYLTVGVVTYPFSFEGRKRSVQALEAIERLQKNVDTLIVIPNDRLLDIADEQMPLQDAFLLADDVLRQGVQGISDIITIPGLVNVDFADVKAVMKDSGTAMLGVGVSSSKNRAEEAAEQATLAPLIGSSIQSATGVVYNITGGKDITLQEVNRVSQVVTSLADPSANIIFGAVVDDRYNGEIHVTIIATGFSQSFQKILLTDPKAAKLIDKVAAGQEGKGMPFPLKSTTSPSTAPARPALRKLFF; from the exons ATGGCAATTCTTCAGCTCACAAACGCAAACGAGCTGATCTCAACCTCTTCAATTCACACCCCATTTCACCAAAAGACATTCCCTTTTAGAGAATGCCTTTCTCAAAGAAGATGTACTTTCCGGAAACAACACCGTTTTGGGGTTGTCAGCTGCTCCTTTGCCCCAATGGAATCGGCCAAGATTAAGGTGGTTGGCGTCGGTGGTGGTGGCAACAATGCCGTTAATCGCATGATTGGTAGCGGTTTACAC GGAGTTGATTTCTATGCGATAAACACAGATTCACAAGCACTATTACACTCTGCTGCCGAGAACCCACTTCAAATTGGAGAACTTTTGACTCGTGGACTAG GTACGGGTGGGAATCCACTTTTGGGGGAACAAGCTGCGGAGGAGTCTAAAGAAGCCATTGCAAATGCTCTTAAGGGGTCAGATCTTGTGTTTATAACTGCTGGTATGGGTGGAGGAACAGGGTCTGGTGCTGCCCCAGTTGTTGCCCAGATATCCAAAGAGGCAGGGTATTTGACCGTTGGTGTCGTTACCTATCCTTTCAGCTTTGAAGGACGTAAGAGATCTGTACAG GCATTGGAGGCTATTGAAAGGTTGCAAAAGAATGTTGACACTCTTATAGTCATTCCAAACGACCGTCTGCTGGATATTGCTGATGAGCAGATGCCCCTTCAGGATGCTTTCCTTCTTGCTGATGATGTTCTACGTCAAGGAGTCCAAGGAATTTCAGACATAATCACA ATTCCTGGACTGGTAAATGTGGATTTTGCAGATGTAAAGGCAGTCATGAAAGACTCTGGAACTGCAATGCTTGGAGTAGGGGTTTCCTCCAGCAAAAACCGTGCAGAAGAAGCAGCTGAACAAGCCACTTTAGCTCCCTTGATTGGATCCTCAATTCAATCAGCTACAGGGGTAGTGTACAATATTACAGGAGGAAAAGACATAACCCTGCAGGAAGTGAATAGAGTGTCTCAG GTTGTTACAAGTTTAGCAGATCCTTCTGCTAACATCATATTTGGAGCTGTCGTGGATGACCGCTACAACGGAGAGATTCATGTTACCATCATTGCTACAGGCTTCTCGCAGTCATTTCAGAAGATACTATTAACAGATCCCAAGGCAGCAAAGCTGATTGACAAAGTTGCAGCGGGCCAAGAAGGTAAGGGAATGCCCTTTCCCCTCAAGTCCACAACCTCACCTTCAACTGCACCAGCAAGACCGGCTCTGCGAAAGCTCTTCTTTTAA
- the LOC132175072 gene encoding transcription initiation factor TFIID subunit 6-like isoform X1 produces MSVVPKEAIEVVAQSIGITNLSSDVVLVLAPDVEYRVREIMQEAIKCMRHSRRTSLTSDDVDNALKLRNVEPIYGFTSGDSLRFKRAAGHKDLFYIDDKDVEFKNVIEAPLTEAPLDTSVTAHWLAIEGVQPAVPENAPVEALAMPSDGKKSEYTEDRLLIDIKLPVKHFLSRELQLYYEKIIELTRNKSGSVLFKQALVSLATDSGLHPLVPYFTYFIADEVTRNLNNFPLLFAWMRVVRSLLQNPHIHIEPYLHQLMPSVMTCLVAKRLGNRSSDNHWELRNFTANLVASICKRYGHVYHNLQPRITRTLLHAFLDPTKALSQHFGAIQGLAALGPNVVRLLILPNLEPYLQLLAPEMLLEKQKNEMKRLEAWRVYGALLFAAGQCIYDQLKMFRSLLFPPTRAIWKINKKVAITMRKKRKASTDNLMQQPPHKKMATEGTMGVIPMNSMQTDRQGATGGYSTAVGGSNVGLSSMSRQLPTENMSGREVGGRVVKASSVLSQAWKEDMDAGRLLASLFEFFGESLYSFTPKPELSFFL; encoded by the exons ATGAGCGTTGTGCCAAAGGAGGCAATTGAGGTCGTTGCACAGAGCATTGGAATCACCAATTTGTCCTCAGATGTTGTTCTCGTTCTTGCTCCTGACGTCGAGTACCGGGTCCGGGAGATCATGCAG GAGGCAATTAAATGCATGCGCCACTCGAGGCGGACTAGTCTGACATCTGATGATGTGGATAATGCGCTTAAGTTAAGAAATGTGGAG CCAATATATGGCTTTACATCTGGAGATTCCTTGAGGTTCAAAAGGGCTGCTGGACACAAGGATTTATTCTACATTGATGACAAGGATGTGGAATTTAAAAAC GTGATTGAAGCACCTTTGACTGAAGCACCACTTGATACATCAGTTACTGCTCACTGGCTGGCAATTGAAGGTGTTCAACCTGCAGTTCCAGAAAATGCTCCAGTTGAAG CACTTGCCATGCCATCTGATGGCAAAAAATCTGAGTACACAGAAGATAGACTTCTCATTGACATTAAATTACCTGTTAAGCATTTTCTGTCAAGGGAGCTTCAG CTATACTATGAAAAAATCATAGAGTTGACTCGGAATAAGTCTGGTTCCGTCCTCTTCAAACAAGCATTAGTGAGCTTGGCAACAGATTCAGGACTGCATCCCTTAGTTCCTTATTTCACATACTTCATCGCTGATGAG GTTACAcgtaatttaaataatttccCTCTTCTGTTTGCTTGGATGCGCGTTGTTCGAAGCCTTCTTCAAAATCCACACATTCATATCGAACCTTAT CTACACCAGTTGATGCCATCTGTTATGACATGCCTTGTTGCGAAAAGATTAGGGAATAGATCTTCTGACAACCATTGGGAGCTTAGGAACTTCACAGCAAACCTGGTTGCTTCAATATGCAAAAG ATATGGGCATGTTTATCACAATCTTCAGCCACGTATCACAAGGACTCTGCTCCATGCGTTCTTAGACCCAACCAAAGCGTTGTCTCAACATTTTGGTGCAATTCAGGGACTAGCAGCCCTTGGACCCAATGTG GTTCGTCTGCTTATATTACCAAATCTTGAGCCATATTTGCAACTGCTGGCGCCAGAAATGCTACTTGAGAAGCAAAAGAACGAGATGAAGAGACTTGAAGCTTGGCGTGTTTATGGGGCCTTGCTG TTTGCGGCTGGCCAATGCATATACGATCAGCTCAAGATGTTCCGCAGTTTGCTCTTTCCACCAACTCGTGCCATCTGGAAGATCAATAAAAAAGTTGCAATTACCATGCGAA AGAAACGCAAGGCAAGCACGGACAACTTGATGCAGCAACCGCCACACAAAAAAATGGCAACAGAGGGCACAATGGGTGTTATACCAATGAACTCCATGCAAACTGACAGGCAAGGGGCTACAGGTGGGTATTCAACTGCTGTAGGGGGTTCCAATGTTGGTTTGTCATCAATGTCCCGGCAGTTACCAACTGAAAACATGTCTGGAAGGGAGGTTGGTGGTAGAGTAGTAAAAGCGTCCAGTGTTCTCTCTCAGGCGTGGAAGGAGGACATGGATGCAGGACGTTTGTTGGCatctttgtttgaatttttcggTGAAAGTTTGTACTCCTTTACCCCAAAACCTGAGCTGTCCTTCTTCTTGTGA